From the bacterium genome, the window CCGACCCGCGCATCCGGCGGCGCAGCGGCGATCTCGACCCCTGCGCCGGTCGCCTCGGCGAGCAGGTCGGCGGCCGCGTCGGTGAGCGATGCCGGGACCTCGACGCTCACCCGCCGCCAGGTGCGGCGCGGGCGGTGCGCGAACGGGTCCGCGGGAGTGCCGGCCATCGGGTACGGGAGTCTACCGCAAAGCGTGAGGCGGCGCACACCGGCGGCGGGCGGACCGCGTGCTATACTCCAGGCCACGTCGCGGCGCCCGCCACGGCCGGACCGCACGGAGGAGTCGAGCGATGCGGCAGTTCCACGTACCCAAGGAGCGGGCGTCGGTCTTCGTCGAGATCCCGCCGCGGCCGCCCGAGACGCGGTTCGTATTCCTCGCCCCGCACGCGCAGGGGCACCGCGGCGCCGAGATGCCCTCGGACATCTTCAACGCACCGGACACGTTCATCCCGCTCTTCCGCGACGACGGGGACACGGTGCTCGCGCGGCGCGACGCGATCACCTGGATCATGGTCGGCGACCCGCAGCGCGCCGAGTGGTACTACTACGAGACGCGCGCCGGCGCCGGGGAGGCCGGGGTCCACATCGAGTTCGACACCGGCACGCACCTCGAGGGCCGGGTCGCCCTCCTCGGCCCGGAGGGTTCGCGGCGCGTGATCGACGTCGTGAACCGCAACGGCGACTTCCTCCACGTCCAGCGGGACGGGGAACTCTTCCTCGTGAACCTGCGGCGGGTCGCGTCCATCACGATCGCGGGGGAGTGACGGTGGCGGCGCTGGATCGCGTCCTCGACTCGATGGCCTCCCGCAAGGCCGAGCTGCTCTCGCTCAAGACCGGGGGTATCCCGCTCCTGCACTCGGAGCGCGGGACCCAGCCCGTCGGCTCGGCTGCCCTCGGCGAGGAGCGCGTGCTTGCCTACGTGCGCGAGCTGGCAGGGCCCGCCGAGAGCGCGGCGCTGGAGGCGCGCGAGTCGGTGTCGTTCGCGTATCGCGGCTTCTCCGTGACGGTGACGTTCCCGGCGGGCGGCGCCGAGGCCGAGATCCGCCCGGCGGCGGCGCAGGAGACCGCGACGCCTCCGCTCGAGCCTCCACCGGCGTCCGCGGCCGCCTGCGCCGATGCCGCGGCGTCCGCAGCGGCCGGCCGCACCTTCGACCCGCGGGCCGCCGGCGAACCGGCGATCGACGAGCTGTTCAGGGAGATGATCAAGCGCGGCGCCTCCGACCTGCATCTGACGATGGGCCAGGCGCCGCGGCTGCGCCAGAGCGGCGAGATGACGGCGCTGGAGGCGCCCGCGCTGACGCCGGCGCGCATGGAGGAGCTGCTGCGGCCGATCTGCCCGCCGAAGAACCTGCGCGAGTTCGAGCACAGCCACGACACGGACTTCGCCTACGAGGTTCCGGGGCTCGCGCGCTTCCGCTGCAACTACTTCCTCGACCGCTCGGGGATGGGGGCGGTCTTCCGCCAGATCCCGACGAAGATCCCGTCCATGGAGCACATCGGGCTGCCGAAGGAGGCCGTCGAGCTCTGCTGGCTCTCCAAGGGCTTCGTGGTTGTCACCGGGCCCACAGGCTGCGGCAAGTCCACGACGCTCGCCGCGCTCATCGACTTCATCAACGAGCACCGCTCGGATCACATCGTGACGATCGAGGACCCCATCGAGTTCGTCCACCGCAACAAGCGCTGCCTCATCAACCAGCGCGAAGTCGGCACGCACACCACCGGCTTCAAGCGCGCGCTGCGGGCGGCGCTGCGCGAGGACCCGGACATCGTCCTGGTGGGCGAGATGCGCGACCTCGAGACGATCGGCATCGCCATCGAGACGGCGGAGACCGGGCACCTCGTCTTCGGCACCCTGCACACCACGAC encodes:
- a CDS encoding type IV pilus twitching motility protein PilT: MAALDRVLDSMASRKAELLSLKTGGIPLLHSERGTQPVGSAALGEERVLAYVRELAGPAESAALEARESVSFAYRGFSVTVTFPAGGAEAEIRPAAAQETATPPLEPPPASAAACADAAASAAAGRTFDPRAAGEPAIDELFREMIKRGASDLHLTMGQAPRLRQSGEMTALEAPALTPARMEELLRPICPPKNLREFEHSHDTDFAYEVPGLARFRCNYFLDRSGMGAVFRQIPTKIPSMEHIGLPKEAVELCWLSKGFVVVTGPTGCGKSTTLAALIDFINEHRSDHIVTIEDPIEFVHRNKRCLINQREVGTHTTGFKRALRAALREDPDIVLVGEMRDLETIGIAIETAETGHLVFGTLHTTTAPSTVDRIIDQFPADRQTQIRVMLSETLKGVIAQTLCRKRGGGRVAAYEVLMVTTAVANLIREGKTFQIPSLMQTQRQAGMRTLNDSLCDLVKAKTVDAKEAYIKAVDKGGLLALYERAGIRFDPERLTTLSTPSF